The Pirellulimonas nuda genome includes a region encoding these proteins:
- a CDS encoding DinB family protein: MNDPLLRLYDFTLGYCQRLLEDVDEEQMQLQPSPGVNPPAWIVGHLAICTDFALGLLGEPKRLPAEWSEEFGPGSEPLSQQHPYPSKAELLIALKEGHAAVVAALPRVDPESLTVPNPIESAVLRRAFPTAGDLLAHLMSTHESFHLGHLSNWRRQMGRPPLF, encoded by the coding sequence ATGAACGATCCCCTGTTGCGGCTTTACGACTTCACCCTCGGGTACTGCCAGCGGTTGCTGGAAGACGTCGACGAAGAGCAGATGCAGCTCCAACCTTCCCCCGGCGTGAACCCGCCCGCCTGGATCGTGGGACACTTGGCGATCTGCACCGACTTTGCGCTCGGCCTGCTCGGCGAGCCCAAACGGCTCCCCGCAGAGTGGAGCGAGGAGTTCGGCCCCGGCAGCGAGCCGCTGAGCCAGCAGCACCCCTACCCCAGCAAGGCAGAGCTGCTGATCGCGCTCAAGGAAGGGCACGCCGCGGTTGTCGCTGCGTTGCCGCGGGTCGACCCCGAGAGCCTGACGGTCCCCAACCCGATCGAATCCGCCGTGCTCAGGCGTGCGTTCCCTACCGCGGGCGACCTGCTGGCCCACCTGATGAGCACACACGAGTCGTTCCACCTGGGGCACCTCTCGAATTGGCGCCGACAGATGGGGCGACCGCCGCTGTTCTAG
- the acnA gene encoding aconitate hydratase AcnA, giving the protein MAAADPFKARDTFQTKSGEYALYRLSRLEEAGLTTVSKLPYSVRVLLESLLRNCDDYVVSQDDVKNLAGWNKTRGANPVELPFKPARVVLQDFTGVPCVVDLAAMRSAMKRLGGDPNRINPLNPVDLVIDHSVQVDHYLGAGALDFNIEMEFERNQERYEFLRWGQKAFDNFRVVPPGTGIVHQVNLEYLAKCVFVRDGVVLPDSLVGTDSHTTMIDGLGVVGWGVGGIEAEGVMLGQPIYMLTPEVVGMELTGKLPAGATATDLVLTVTEILRKQKVVGKFVEFYGAGVSSMSLADRATIANMSPEYGATMGFFPVDDGTLEYLRQTGRTAEEIDLVERYCKENQLFRTDDAPAPEFSSTVELDLATVVPSLAGPKRPQDRIPLAAMKPQWRKDLIEVYEKGCVSTPAKWEGEGGQPIDPEGAASPAAAVAVSDPGFDGIHVENAGSTFQLHHGSVVIAAITSCTNTSNPSVMVAAGLVAKKAAAVGLQAKPWVKTSIAPGSRVVTDYYEKSGLDKELAKVGFYTVGYGCTTCIGNSGPLPAPISAAIREHDLVVAGVLSGNRNFEGRINPDVKANYLASPPLVVAYALAGTTDIDFASEPIGEGDSGPVYLKDLWPTQQEVQQVVKACVLPEMFEEQYGDVWEKNPKWNALPITGGELYDWQPGSTYIQEPPFLATLTEEVLPIAPIAGARCLALLGDSVTTDHISPAGAIAKDSPAGRFLMNAGVEPVDFNSYGARRGNDRVMTRGTFANIRIRNQLAPGTEGGVTKHLGSDEVMPIYDAAMKYIKEGTPLVVLAGAEYGTGSSRDWAAKGTYLLGVRAVLAASYERIHRSNLVMMGVLPLQFEEGTTWQSLGLTGEETFAIPDLGDSLKPLQTITVQADGKTFPMKVRIDTPVELDYYRHGGILAFVVRKLLKEG; this is encoded by the coding sequence ATGGCCGCCGCCGACCCGTTCAAAGCACGCGACACCTTCCAGACCAAGAGCGGAGAATACGCCCTCTACCGGCTCAGCCGGCTCGAAGAGGCGGGGCTAACAACCGTCTCCAAGCTCCCGTACTCCGTGCGGGTGCTGCTAGAGAGCCTGCTGCGCAACTGCGACGACTACGTGGTGTCGCAGGACGACGTGAAGAACCTCGCCGGGTGGAACAAGACCCGGGGCGCGAACCCGGTCGAGCTGCCGTTCAAGCCGGCCCGCGTGGTGCTGCAGGACTTTACCGGGGTGCCCTGCGTGGTCGACCTGGCGGCCATGCGGTCGGCGATGAAGCGGCTGGGCGGCGACCCGAACCGCATCAACCCGCTGAACCCGGTCGACCTGGTGATCGACCACTCGGTGCAGGTAGACCACTACCTGGGCGCCGGCGCCCTCGATTTCAACATCGAGATGGAGTTCGAGCGCAATCAGGAACGCTACGAGTTCCTCCGCTGGGGCCAGAAGGCGTTCGACAACTTCCGCGTGGTTCCGCCGGGGACCGGGATCGTCCACCAGGTCAACCTGGAGTACCTGGCCAAGTGCGTGTTTGTGCGCGACGGGGTGGTGCTGCCCGACTCGCTGGTGGGCACCGACAGCCACACCACCATGATCGACGGCCTCGGGGTCGTTGGCTGGGGCGTCGGGGGCATCGAGGCCGAGGGGGTGATGCTCGGCCAGCCGATCTACATGCTCACGCCCGAGGTGGTCGGCATGGAGCTTACCGGCAAGCTCCCGGCCGGCGCCACCGCGACCGACCTGGTGCTGACCGTCACCGAGATCTTGCGGAAGCAGAAGGTGGTGGGCAAGTTTGTGGAGTTCTACGGCGCCGGCGTTAGCTCGATGAGCCTGGCCGACCGGGCGACCATCGCCAACATGTCTCCCGAGTACGGCGCCACGATGGGTTTCTTCCCGGTCGACGACGGGACGTTGGAATACCTCCGGCAGACGGGCCGCACCGCCGAAGAGATCGACCTGGTAGAGCGGTACTGCAAGGAGAACCAACTGTTCCGCACGGACGATGCGCCGGCGCCCGAGTTCAGCAGCACGGTCGAGCTCGACCTGGCGACGGTGGTTCCCAGCCTCGCCGGCCCGAAGCGGCCGCAGGACCGCATCCCGCTAGCTGCGATGAAGCCTCAGTGGCGGAAGGACCTGATCGAGGTTTACGAGAAGGGCTGCGTATCGACGCCCGCCAAGTGGGAAGGGGAGGGGGGGCAGCCCATCGACCCCGAGGGGGCCGCGTCACCGGCCGCCGCCGTCGCGGTTTCCGACCCGGGTTTTGACGGCATCCATGTCGAGAACGCAGGTTCCACGTTCCAGCTCCACCACGGCAGCGTGGTGATCGCCGCGATCACGAGCTGCACCAACACGTCGAACCCCAGCGTGATGGTCGCCGCCGGCTTGGTGGCGAAGAAGGCCGCCGCCGTTGGGCTGCAGGCCAAGCCGTGGGTGAAGACCAGCATCGCACCCGGCAGCCGGGTGGTGACCGATTACTACGAGAAGAGCGGCCTCGATAAGGAGCTGGCGAAGGTCGGCTTCTACACCGTGGGCTACGGCTGCACCACCTGCATCGGCAACTCCGGCCCGCTGCCGGCGCCGATTAGCGCGGCGATCCGCGAGCACGATCTGGTAGTCGCGGGCGTGCTCTCGGGGAACCGGAACTTCGAGGGGCGGATCAACCCCGACGTCAAAGCCAATTACCTGGCGAGCCCCCCGCTGGTGGTGGCCTACGCGCTGGCCGGCACGACCGACATCGACTTCGCCAGCGAGCCGATCGGCGAGGGAGATTCGGGGCCGGTCTACCTGAAGGACCTCTGGCCGACGCAGCAGGAAGTGCAGCAGGTGGTAAAGGCGTGCGTGCTCCCCGAGATGTTCGAGGAGCAGTACGGCGACGTCTGGGAAAAGAACCCCAAATGGAACGCGCTGCCGATCACCGGCGGCGAGCTGTACGACTGGCAGCCCGGCAGCACGTACATCCAGGAGCCCCCGTTCTTGGCGACGCTGACCGAAGAGGTCCTCCCGATCGCGCCGATCGCCGGCGCCCGCTGCCTGGCGCTGCTGGGCGACTCGGTGACCACTGATCACATCTCCCCCGCGGGGGCGATCGCCAAGGACAGCCCCGCGGGTCGGTTCCTGATGAACGCCGGCGTCGAACCGGTCGACTTCAACAGCTACGGCGCCCGCCGCGGCAACGACCGTGTGATGACGCGCGGCACGTTCGCCAACATCCGCATCCGCAACCAACTGGCGCCCGGAACCGAAGGGGGCGTCACCAAGCACCTCGGCAGTGATGAGGTGATGCCCATCTACGACGCGGCGATGAAGTACATCAAGGAGGGCACGCCGCTGGTGGTGCTGGCCGGCGCCGAGTACGGCACCGGCAGCAGCCGCGACTGGGCCGCCAAGGGGACCTACCTGCTGGGGGTCCGCGCCGTGTTGGCCGCCAGCTACGAGCGGATCCACCGCAGCAACCTGGTGATGATGGGGGTGCTGCCGCTGCAGTTCGAGGAGGGGACCACCTGGCAGTCGCTCGGGCTCACGGGCGAAGAGACCTTCGCGATCCCCGACCTGGGCGACAGCCTCAAGCCGCTGCAAACCATCACCGTGCAGGCGGACGGCAAGACCTTCCCGATGAAGGTCCGCATCGACACCCCGGTCGAACTGGACTACTACCGCCACGGCGGCATCCTGGCGTTCGTGGTGCGCAAGCTGCTGAAAGAAGGCTAA
- a CDS encoding elongation factor G yields the protein MTLTTSNIRNIAVCGHGSAGKTTLIDALLVKTGAVQGSPSVDAGSSVCDFDPEERRHKHSIEASVVHFEHAGRHFNLIDTPGYPDLIGQTIGALRGADTALVVVDAHAGVKVGTRRVWNEAGKAGLARILCITKLDDQTVDLAALMDSIHASFGDHCVLVDAPDGVGPELHKMVNVLDPTHGEHLASGLEADALHEQAVEAIIEVDDHAMEEYFEGHEPEHAELAALAVRAMQQGQATPVVCVSAKNGIGLDELLDFLAEEALPPGGVERTATIGQDTVALKADPAGPLAAQVFRTRIDPFVQKLSFIRVFSGTLKRDSVVPCPDSRKVVKIGALLRVQADKTEPIDAAVAGDIVAVAKCEELHTGASLGDAILPPIPFPTAMIGLAVSAKNRGEEAKLSTALHRLVEEDSTVHVEHDPETKQTVLTGMSELHLQLLKERVARRDHVELDTHEPKIPYRETVNGTAEGSYRHKKQTGGAGQFAEVHVRIYPFPDDAKPEEFATKERFPQLKNHHYHPENHFLWVDSVVGGTIPGNFMPAIEKGFLERLKQGVITGCPVKNVCVEVFYGKDHPVDSNENAFRTAANRVFAEVFKQASPALLEPFVHLHITAPEANVGDVSADLSGRRGQMLGMDQNGGGMTTIEAKAPLAEVTTYARTLSSMTGGQGSYTMELSGYEQAPGNVQQEVMSRATLRVEED from the coding sequence ATGACCCTCACCACCTCCAATATCCGGAATATCGCCGTCTGCGGCCACGGTTCGGCCGGCAAGACGACGCTGATCGACGCCCTGCTGGTTAAGACCGGGGCCGTGCAGGGGTCCCCCAGCGTCGACGCCGGCAGCAGCGTCTGCGACTTCGACCCCGAGGAGAGGCGCCACAAGCACTCGATCGAGGCGAGCGTGGTCCACTTCGAGCACGCGGGCAGGCACTTCAACCTGATCGACACGCCGGGGTACCCCGACCTGATCGGTCAGACGATCGGCGCCCTGCGCGGGGCGGACACGGCGCTGGTGGTGGTGGACGCCCACGCCGGCGTGAAGGTCGGCACGCGGCGCGTGTGGAACGAGGCGGGCAAGGCGGGGCTGGCGCGGATCCTCTGCATCACCAAGCTGGACGATCAGACGGTCGACCTGGCGGCGTTGATGGACTCGATCCACGCCTCGTTCGGCGACCACTGCGTGCTGGTGGACGCCCCCGACGGCGTCGGGCCAGAACTGCACAAGATGGTCAACGTGCTCGACCCCACGCACGGCGAGCACCTCGCCTCGGGGCTCGAGGCCGATGCGCTGCACGAGCAGGCTGTCGAGGCGATCATCGAGGTCGACGACCACGCGATGGAAGAATACTTCGAGGGCCACGAGCCGGAGCACGCCGAGCTGGCGGCGCTCGCGGTGCGGGCGATGCAGCAGGGCCAAGCGACCCCGGTGGTGTGTGTGAGCGCCAAGAACGGCATCGGCCTCGACGAGCTGCTCGACTTCCTGGCCGAGGAGGCGCTCCCCCCCGGAGGGGTCGAGCGGACCGCGACGATTGGCCAGGACACCGTGGCCCTGAAGGCCGACCCGGCCGGCCCGTTGGCGGCCCAGGTGTTCCGCACACGGATCGACCCCTTCGTGCAGAAGCTCTCGTTCATCCGCGTCTTCTCGGGGACCCTCAAACGCGACAGCGTGGTCCCCTGCCCCGACTCCAGGAAAGTGGTCAAGATCGGGGCGCTGCTGCGCGTGCAGGCCGACAAGACAGAGCCGATCGACGCGGCGGTCGCAGGCGACATCGTCGCGGTGGCCAAGTGCGAAGAGCTGCACACCGGCGCCTCGCTGGGCGACGCGATCCTGCCGCCGATCCCCTTCCCGACCGCGATGATCGGCCTGGCCGTCTCGGCCAAGAACCGCGGCGAAGAAGCAAAGCTCTCTACCGCATTGCACCGGCTGGTGGAGGAAGACAGCACCGTCCATGTTGAGCACGACCCGGAGACCAAGCAAACGGTGCTGACCGGGATGAGCGAGCTGCACCTGCAACTGCTCAAGGAGCGGGTGGCGCGGCGCGACCACGTAGAGCTCGACACGCACGAGCCGAAGATCCCCTACCGCGAAACGGTGAACGGCACCGCGGAGGGTTCGTACCGCCACAAGAAGCAGACCGGGGGCGCGGGGCAGTTCGCGGAGGTGCACGTGCGTATCTACCCCTTCCCCGACGACGCCAAGCCAGAAGAGTTCGCGACGAAGGAACGGTTCCCACAGCTCAAGAACCACCACTACCACCCAGAGAACCACTTCCTGTGGGTCGATTCGGTGGTGGGGGGAACGATCCCGGGGAACTTCATGCCGGCGATCGAGAAGGGCTTCCTCGAGCGGCTCAAGCAGGGGGTGATCACCGGCTGCCCGGTGAAGAATGTCTGCGTGGAGGTGTTCTACGGCAAGGACCACCCCGTCGACTCGAACGAGAACGCCTTCCGCACCGCCGCGAACCGCGTGTTCGCAGAGGTCTTCAAGCAGGCGTCGCCGGCGCTGCTCGAGCCGTTTGTGCACCTGCACATCACCGCCCCCGAGGCGAACGTGGGGGACGTCTCGGCCGACCTCTCCGGCCGGCGGGGCCAGATGCTGGGGATGGACCAGAACGGCGGCGGCATGACCACCATCGAGGCCAAGGCGCCGCTGGCGGAGGTGACCACCTACGCCCGCACCCTCAGCAGCATGACCGGCGGCCAGGGGAGCTACACGATGGAGCTGTCGGGCTACGAGCAGGCCCCGGGCAACGTGCAGCAAGAGGTGATGTCGCGGGCGACGCTGCGCGTCGAGGAAGATTAA
- the hisA gene encoding 1-(5-phosphoribosyl)-5-[(5-phosphoribosylamino)methylideneamino]imidazole-4-carboxamide isomerase: MEIWPAIDLRGGKCVRLLQGDYSQETVFDSDPVAVARRFQAQGARHLHLVDLDGAREGLTVNLPAIQEILSAVDMQVELGGGVRDEQSITELLGFGVARLVVGTSALKQREWFREVVRKFPNRLVLGLDARNGLVATDGWMETSTTSAVELALEFNDEPLAAIVYTDIATDGMMSGPNVEAMAEMQRAVRVPIVASGGVTTIDDVRALSRVGMSGAIIGRALYEGTIAIPDALVAAQGDGGD; encoded by the coding sequence ATGGAAATCTGGCCGGCAATCGACCTGCGGGGGGGCAAGTGCGTCCGTTTGTTGCAGGGCGACTACTCTCAAGAAACCGTCTTTGACAGCGATCCGGTCGCCGTGGCTAGGCGATTCCAGGCGCAGGGCGCCCGCCATCTACACCTGGTCGACCTGGACGGCGCCCGCGAGGGGCTGACGGTCAACCTGCCGGCCATCCAGGAGATCCTCTCTGCGGTCGACATGCAGGTCGAGCTGGGGGGGGGCGTCCGCGACGAGCAGTCGATCACCGAGCTGCTGGGCTTCGGCGTCGCGCGTCTGGTGGTCGGAACTTCTGCTCTGAAGCAACGCGAGTGGTTCCGTGAGGTCGTGCGGAAGTTTCCCAACCGGCTGGTATTGGGACTCGACGCCCGCAACGGCCTAGTGGCTACGGACGGTTGGATGGAGACCAGCACCACTTCGGCCGTGGAACTGGCGCTCGAGTTCAACGACGAGCCTCTCGCCGCGATCGTCTACACCGATATCGCTACCGACGGGATGATGTCCGGGCCGAACGTCGAGGCGATGGCCGAGATGCAGCGTGCGGTGCGCGTGCCGATTGTCGCCTCGGGGGGGGTCACCACCATCGACGACGTCCGGGCGCTTAGCCGCGTCGGCATGAGTGGCGCCATTATTGGAAGGGCCCTCTACGAAGGAACGATCGCCATCCCGGATGCGCTAGTCGCCGCCCAGGGCGATGGGGGTGATTAG
- the hisH gene encoding imidazole glycerol phosphate synthase subunit HisH: MIALVDYDMGNLRSVQKGLERVGHAAVVTSDPEVVRHADKIVLPGVGAFSDAIASLRERGLVDPLCDAIAAGTPLLGICLGMQLLFERSHEDGVHEGLGVLPGEVVRFAGLPHECKVPHMGWNQLSIKRPSPVLEGIHDGDYFYFVHSYYVRPGDAGLVAAETDYHVPFCSCVHRDNVFAAQFHPEKSQACGLRLLRNFAEL, from the coding sequence TTGATCGCACTCGTTGACTACGACATGGGCAACCTGCGCAGTGTGCAGAAGGGGCTCGAACGGGTGGGGCACGCGGCCGTGGTGACGAGCGATCCCGAGGTGGTCCGCCACGCGGATAAAATCGTGCTCCCGGGCGTGGGGGCGTTCTCAGACGCCATCGCTTCGCTGCGGGAGCGGGGCCTGGTGGATCCGCTGTGCGACGCGATCGCCGCGGGGACGCCTCTGCTGGGCATCTGCCTGGGGATGCAACTGCTGTTCGAGCGGAGCCACGAGGACGGCGTCCACGAGGGGCTGGGCGTCCTGCCGGGCGAAGTGGTCCGCTTCGCCGGGTTGCCGCACGAGTGCAAAGTGCCGCACATGGGCTGGAACCAGCTCTCGATCAAGCGTCCTTCCCCGGTGCTCGAAGGGATCCACGACGGGGACTACTTCTATTTCGTCCACTCGTACTACGTCCGCCCGGGCGACGCGGGCCTGGTCGCCGCAGAAACGGACTACCATGTGCCGTTCTGCTCGTGCGTGCACCGTGACAACGTCTTTGCGGCCCAGTTCCACCCGGAAAAGAGCCAGGCCTGTGGGCTTCGGCTGCTGCGTAACTTCGCAGAGCTCTGA
- a CDS encoding OmpA/MotB family protein → MFLRVAISVCFTLTLASGCGRVVFRPQGPQPVALSPEQQQQLALQSDELRTRATDLDRDNQELETLLAESRQQAQLLQQQMTATQDQLRATADQLAAAQMDNSKLSSRTQALTASTQVPSGGATIRANSTLMRPLSVASLPGVEVRQDGDVIRVSIASDQLFSQGDASLQTGAEPLLQNVTVDVLRAYPEQRIGIEGHTDGGGPPSGRYASAHHLSVAQATAVYDVMRRSGQAPEQQLFVIGYGANHPIVSNATEAGRAKNRRIELVIYPESFQRR, encoded by the coding sequence ATGTTCCTACGCGTCGCCATCTCCGTTTGCTTCACCCTGACCCTCGCGTCGGGCTGCGGACGCGTTGTGTTCCGGCCTCAGGGTCCACAGCCGGTCGCGCTCTCTCCGGAACAGCAGCAGCAGCTCGCCCTTCAATCCGATGAGCTGAGGACGCGGGCGACCGACCTCGATCGCGACAACCAGGAGTTGGAGACCCTGCTGGCGGAGTCGCGGCAGCAGGCGCAGCTCTTGCAGCAGCAGATGACAGCAACGCAGGACCAGCTACGCGCCACGGCCGATCAGCTCGCCGCGGCGCAGATGGACAACTCGAAGCTCAGCAGCCGCACCCAGGCGCTCACCGCCAGCACGCAGGTCCCCAGCGGCGGGGCGACGATCCGCGCGAACAGCACGCTGATGCGGCCCCTGTCGGTCGCCAGCCTGCCGGGCGTCGAGGTCCGTCAGGACGGAGACGTGATCCGCGTCTCGATCGCGTCCGACCAGCTCTTTTCGCAGGGAGACGCCTCGCTGCAGACCGGCGCCGAGCCGTTGCTGCAGAACGTCACCGTCGACGTGCTGCGGGCCTACCCAGAACAGCGGATTGGGATCGAGGGGCACACCGACGGCGGCGGCCCCCCCTCGGGCCGGTACGCCTCGGCCCACCACCTGTCGGTCGCCCAGGCAACGGCGGTCTACGACGTGATGCGCCGTTCTGGCCAAGCCCCCGAACAGCAGTTGTTCGTGATCGGTTACGGCGCCAATCACCCGATCGTGTCCAACGCCACCGAGGCGGGCAGGGCCAAGAACCGGCGGATCGAGCTGGTGATCTACCCCGAATCGTTCCAGCGCCGCTAG
- a CDS encoding prepilin peptidase: MQALLDIPLPLRLAALFVVGAAAASLGNAAIYAWAWNARRVSPWQPAPEGVAPRGWADRLPVFGWWRLRRDATQLGRLFWVRPLLIEVGFGLLVAALYWWEVDRLGLIGGQVDELLLRAGMQPPEIDPRPLAWPLHAVFALHAAAAWLMLVASFVDIDEKSIPSSLTDYGTLAFLLAALAFPAAGLPDVVESAAEPRFSVPLLEPQGTPILGPEGEPLYVQPMHTAAPNHAWPDHSHPALLAGLGCYWLWCFAVIPRVWRGRRGAPFALGLIAAHVWRGVRTTPLREAVIAGTLVIAMAWWTGGAHWSGLLTALVGMAASGGIVWGVRLIGAAALRREAMGFGDVMLMMMLGTVLGWQASLFVFFLAPFAAVVIAVANLLINRDDEIPYGPYLCLATLALFFLWAPLWNHTELVFSLGWLVPVATVVCLVLLGVLLGIWQVIKQLLFGRSQD, encoded by the coding sequence ATGCAGGCCCTGCTCGATATCCCGCTCCCGCTCCGCCTCGCGGCCCTGTTTGTCGTCGGCGCCGCCGCGGCCTCGCTGGGGAACGCCGCGATCTACGCTTGGGCCTGGAACGCCCGCCGGGTATCGCCCTGGCAGCCCGCCCCCGAAGGGGTCGCCCCGCGCGGCTGGGCCGACCGGCTGCCGGTGTTCGGCTGGTGGCGGCTGCGACGCGACGCGACGCAGCTGGGCCGCTTGTTCTGGGTCCGGCCGCTGCTGATCGAGGTCGGCTTCGGGCTGCTGGTCGCCGCGCTCTACTGGTGGGAGGTCGATCGGCTCGGCCTGATCGGCGGTCAGGTCGACGAGCTATTGTTGCGGGCCGGCATGCAACCGCCGGAGATCGACCCCCGCCCGCTCGCCTGGCCGCTGCACGCCGTGTTCGCGTTGCACGCCGCGGCCGCGTGGCTGATGCTGGTGGCCAGCTTTGTCGACATCGATGAGAAGTCGATCCCCAGCTCGCTCACCGACTACGGCACGCTCGCCTTCTTGCTGGCGGCGCTGGCTTTTCCGGCGGCTGGTCTGCCCGATGTCGTCGAGTCGGCCGCAGAGCCGCGGTTCTCGGTCCCGCTGCTCGAGCCCCAGGGAACGCCGATCCTTGGGCCCGAAGGTGAGCCGCTGTACGTGCAGCCGATGCACACCGCGGCGCCCAACCACGCCTGGCCCGACCACAGCCACCCGGCCCTGCTGGCCGGGCTGGGCTGCTACTGGTTGTGGTGCTTCGCGGTGATCCCACGGGTGTGGCGCGGCAGGCGCGGCGCGCCGTTCGCGCTGGGGCTGATCGCGGCGCACGTGTGGCGCGGCGTCCGCACCACGCCGCTGCGCGAGGCGGTCATCGCCGGCACGCTGGTGATCGCCATGGCGTGGTGGACCGGCGGCGCCCATTGGAGCGGGCTGCTCACGGCGCTGGTGGGAATGGCGGCCAGCGGCGGCATCGTGTGGGGGGTGCGTTTGATCGGCGCCGCGGCGCTGCGGCGCGAGGCCATGGGCTTTGGCGACGTGATGCTGATGATGATGCTCGGCACGGTGCTCGGCTGGCAGGCGTCGCTGTTCGTGTTCTTCTTGGCCCCGTTTGCCGCGGTGGTGATCGCGGTGGCGAACCTGCTGATCAACCGCGACGACGAGATCCCCTACGGCCCCTACCTCTGCCTGGCGACGCTCGCGCTCTTCTTCTTGTGGGCGCCGCTGTGGAACCACACCGAGCTGGTCTTCTCGCTCGGTTGGCTGGTGCCGGTCGCGACGGTTGTTTGCCTTGTGCTGCTGGGGGTGTTGCTGGGAATCTGGCAGGTGATCAAGCAGTTGCTCTTTGGGCGCAGCCAAGATTAA
- a CDS encoding shikimate kinase, with amino-acid sequence MDLATTRPRRHHSCMAGQRDILFLEGYRGVGKSAVARALAARLGWESVDSDDLVEQAAEKSIAEVFAQQGEQAFRALEAGVVISLCERDRCVVALGGGAVLREATREALARSGPVVWLTASAQTIADRLAADPSSGDRRPSLTGQGLLEEITQVLSARESVYRECATFEVDTEGRTPDQVADAIAAFLNR; translated from the coding sequence ATGGACCTAGCAACGACGCGCCCGCGGCGTCATCATTCCTGCATGGCGGGGCAGCGCGACATCTTGTTTCTAGAGGGGTACCGGGGCGTTGGCAAGTCGGCCGTCGCACGGGCGCTCGCTGCGCGGCTCGGTTGGGAGAGCGTGGACTCCGACGATCTGGTCGAGCAAGCGGCCGAAAAGTCGATCGCAGAGGTCTTCGCCCAGCAGGGGGAACAAGCGTTCCGTGCGCTCGAAGCCGGCGTGGTCATCTCGCTGTGCGAACGCGACCGCTGCGTAGTGGCTCTCGGCGGGGGCGCCGTGCTCCGCGAAGCGACGCGGGAGGCGCTGGCGCGGTCCGGGCCGGTCGTTTGGCTCACGGCGTCGGCGCAGACCATCGCGGATCGACTCGCCGCCGATCCGTCGAGCGGGGACCGTCGGCCGAGCCTCACCGGGCAGGGGCTGCTGGAAGAAATCACCCAGGTCCTAAGCGCCCGCGAGAGCGTGTACCGCGAGTGTGCTACCTTTGAGGTCGACACCGAAGGCCGCACCCCCGACCAGGTGGCCGACGCGATCGCCGCCTTCCTCAACCGCTGA
- a CDS encoding 2Fe-2S iron-sulfur cluster-binding protein, producing the protein MPKIHFNNQSIDCAVGANLRKTLLAAGQSPYNGAMKALNCHGFGTCGTCAVRVEGDAAAPTKMEGWRLAMPPHNAKTGGLAAGLRLACQCAVQGDVVVTKMPGLWGQKASQ; encoded by the coding sequence ATGCCCAAGATCCACTTCAACAATCAGTCCATCGATTGTGCGGTTGGCGCCAATCTAAGGAAGACGCTCCTGGCGGCGGGCCAGTCCCCCTACAACGGGGCGATGAAGGCCCTCAACTGCCACGGCTTCGGGACGTGCGGCACCTGCGCCGTGCGGGTTGAAGGGGACGCGGCGGCGCCCACCAAGATGGAGGGCTGGCGGCTCGCGATGCCCCCCCACAACGCCAAGACGGGCGGCCTCGCCGCTGGGTTGCGGCTGGCCTGCCAGTGCGCGGTGCAGGGAGACGTCGTGGTCACCAAGATGCCGGGCCTGTGGGGTCAGAAGGCGTCCCAGTGA